One Ananas comosus cultivar F153 linkage group 1, ASM154086v1, whole genome shotgun sequence DNA window includes the following coding sequences:
- the LOC109718198 gene encoding uncharacterized protein LOC109718198, translating into MPTTRSGTAGAAEAAAAEEVETSVTSGSSELHELQDQLATLTELVTQQAAAARQQMDAARRQEDRMKRLEDLLLRQTTDREIPGSVPPDSVPIVPERGTTVRAQSPVPDTPPVAPRAETRQETVVPPPVPVAAAGTVLPEMVGVEERERMMERLNEFRRCNPRVFDGEKADHWVVEKWLMHMEKLFYDTFVEERYRVWFATHHLDGEAYRWWVDIREDPRADLSAITWNRFKELLLTTYFPQSVKRQMERDLRNLRQGDRTVAEYEREFSRLLHCVPFVVRDDEDKARIFEVGLRPAIFRLVQASNLSTYRDVVNRALIVEKGAEIMKERDVVDRSKGKRPAAESSGQQAFRRPPKYPRGQSGQSRGRGSSPGHPDSALSV; encoded by the exons ATGCCTACGACTCGTTCTGGAACCGCCGGGGCGGCTGAGGCGGCCGCTGCGGAAGAGGTAGAGACTTCCGTCACGTCGGGGTCCAGTGAGctccatgagttgcaggatcagcttgcGACGTTGACAGAGTTGGTTACTCAGCAGGCCGCGGCAGCACGACAGCAGATGGACGCTGCGCGTcggcaggaggacaggatgaagaggttagaggatctaTTACTGCGGCAGACGACCGATAGAGAGATTCCAGGTTCTGTACCTCCGGATTCTGTACCTATAGTACCAGAGAGGGGCAccacagtgagagcacagtcaccggTACCCGatacacccccagtagctccgagggcagagacccgacaggagacagtagtaccaccaccagtacctgtagcagcagctgggacagtgttacccgagatggtgggggttgaggagcgagagcggatgatggaacgactgaatgaattccgtcgcTGCAACCCTCGTGTCTTTGATGGGGAGAAAGCAGATCATTGGGTGGTTGAAAAATGGttaatgcatatggagaaactattctatgacacttttgttgaggagcggtaccgagtttggtttgcgacacaccaccttgatggcgaggcttacaggtggtgggtggacatCCGGGAGGATCCCCGTGCTGATTTGTCTGCTATCACGTGGAACAGGTTCAAGGAGTTGTTGTTGACTACCTATTTTCCACAGAGTGTGAAGaggcagatggaaagggatctgaGGAACTTGagacagggggacaggacagtggctgagtacgagcgagagttctctcgattactgcactgtgttccttttgtaGTCCGagacgatgaggacaaggctcgtatttttgaggtgggtttgcgacctgcgatcttcagattggtccaggcgtcaaacctctccACTTACCGGGACGTCGTGAACCGGGCTTTGATTGTTGAGAAGGGGGCAGAAATCATGAAGGAAAGAGATGTTGTGGATCGAAGCAAAGGCAAGAGACCagcagctgagagcagtggtcagcaggccttcaggagaccgccaaagtatccgaggggACAGTCAGGacagtcgaggggtcgaggatcttca ccagggcACCCCGACAGCGCCTTATCAGTCTAG
- the LOC109707760 gene encoding pentatricopeptide repeat-containing protein At4g21065-like yields the protein MFENKCNFSALSLRFLKPRKALRFSYYSSAPSSTIPPPPPQTLETRFFPISLDPRSFVSALVQCRTVAHVEQVHALAVSAAMIENLGVANKLVYIYAQHKAVSDAHALFSRMAERDNVSWSVMIGGFAKIGDLGSCLGIFKEFLRSGSRIDNFTLPFALRACRDLNSIRWGMEIHHLVYKSGLHSDVFVSAAVVDMYAKCGCIEDARKVFDRMPLRDMVAWTVMIAGYAECGNPEESLILFDKMEEEGIVPDKVTMVAAVFACAKLGAMHKARLIRDYISRMKFSLNVFLGTAMIDMYAKCGSVDDAREIFDEMRERNVITWSSMISAYGIHGRGKEALELFTKMLQSRVQPNEITFVSLLSACSHAGLVDEGRKYFHMMKRDYLIQPDVKHYTCMLDLLGRAGKLDEALELTHQMEVEKDEGIWGALLGACRIHGNIELAEKAAQNLLQLGPRNPGYYVLLSNIYANAGRWVDVANVREQMNDRTLKKIPGWTVIEINNKNYKFKVGDKTHPQSKEIYEMLKTLREKLELAGYLPDTNFVLHDVDEELKAEFLYSHSEKLAIAFGLIATTEGSTIRITKNLRVCGDCHTFTKMVSAIMHREIVVRDANRFHHFKDGSCSCRDYW from the coding sequence ATGTTTGAAAATAAATGCAATTTCTCGGCACTCTCCCTCCGCTTCCTCAAACCTCGAAAGGCCCTCCGTTTCTCCTACTACTCATCAGCTCCTTCATCTACAATTCCACCTCCCCcaccccaaaccctagaaacccgCTTCTTCCCCATCTCTCTCGATCCGCGATCCTTCGTCTCCGCCCTCGTGCAATGTCGCACCGTCGCACATGTCGAACAAGTCCACGCCTTGGCGGTCTCCGCCGCCATGATCGAAAACCTCGGCGTCGCGAACAAATTGGTTTACATATATGCCCAGCACAAAGCTGTATCCGACGCCCACGCGCTCTTCTCCCGCATGGCCGAGCGAGACAATGTGTCGTGGAGCGTGATGATCGGTGGGTTTGCGAAGATCGGAGATCTCGGTAGCTGTTTGGGGATTTTCAAGGAGTTTCTCCGATCCGGCTCTCGGATCGACAACTTCACTCTGCCCTTTGCTTTGCGGGCATGTCGGGATTTGAATTCGATTCGGTGGGGCATGGAAATCCACCATCTTGTTTACAAGTCCGGGCTTCATTCCGATGTGTTCGTATCTGCGGCGGTAGTCGACATGTATGCGAAGTGTGGGTGCATTGAAGATGCTCGGAAGGTGTTTGATAGAATGCCGCTGAGGGACATGGTGGCTTGGACGGTCATGATTGCTGGGTATGCGGAGTGTGGGAATCCCGAAGAGTCGTTGATCTTGTTTGATAAGATGGAGGAGGAAGGAATTGTACCCGATAAGGTCACCATGGTCGCGGCTGTGTTCGCATGTGCGAAGCTGGGCGCTATGCATAAGGCGAGGTTAATCCGTGATTATATATCAAGAATGAAATTTTCATTGAATGTGTTCTTGGGTACAGCGATGATTGATATGTATGCGAAGTGCGGAAGTGTCGATGATGCCCGTGAAATATTCGATGAAATGCGTGAGAGAAATGTCATCACATGGAGCTCAATGATATCAGCATATGGAATTCACGGCCGTGGCAAGGAGGCTCTTGAGCTGTTCACTAAGATGTTGCAATCTAGGGTTCAGCCTAACGAAATTACCTTTGTATCCTTATTATCAGCTTGCAGTCATGCAGGGTTAGTCGATGAGGGCCGGAAATATTTTCATATGATGAAGAGGGATTATTTGATCCAACCTGATGTCAAACACTACACTTGCATGCTCGATCTTCTTGGCCGAGCTGGTAAACTTGATGAGGCATTGGAATTGACCCACCAAATGGAAGTCGAGAAAGACGAAGGAATTTGGGGTGCATTACTGGGTGCTTGTAGGATCCATGGGAATATAGAATTAGCAGAAAAAGCTGCCCAAAACCTTCTTCAGCTTGGCCCGAGAAATCCGGGGTATTATGTTTTGCTTTCAAATATATATGCCAATGCAGGCAGATGGGTAGATGTCGCCAATGTGAGGGAGCAGATGAATGATAGAACATTGAAGAAAATTCCAGGATGGACGGTGATTGAgatcaataataaaaattataaattcaaagttGGTGATAAAACCCACCCACAATCGAAGGAGATATACGAAATGTTAAAGACTCTTAGAGAGAAGTTAGAATTGGCTGGATACCTTCCTGATACGAATTTTGTGCTTCATGATGTGGATGAGGAACTTAAAGCAGAGTTCTTATACTCTCACAGTGAGAAGCTGGCGATCGCATTCGGTTTGATTGCTACAACAGAGGGGAGTACGATACGAATAACTAAGAATCTTCGAGTTTGCGGTGATTGCCACACATTTACTAAGATGGTTTCGGCAATCATGCATAGGGAGATTGTTGTCCGAGATGCAAATAGGTTTCATCACTTTAAAGATGGTTCTTGCTCTTGTCGAGACTATTGGTGA